From Candidatus Edwardsbacteria bacterium, a single genomic window includes:
- a CDS encoding translocation/assembly module TamB domain-containing protein → MKAKYSNIIIAISGGVIFLGILILAIYLPSPGFRNEVKQEASKSLSEVLGREFSVGAVEFHFPFTILINDVAIASHDSLARGQLISAPRIKLQAHPWYSTTRRRMVIGKVELSDVRVCLVKDSSGTWNFADLFKSDTTKPKGKMNLPPLSVEDISFKNLSVSVETPGNKQLIEDINIQLGLKMGGEKLSATLKKIKAYDKTRNISLTKGFGNFAISGDTIKLKEFELNTENSRVNLSVIFNPKSQEIDLSKLDLNFGMADVPRILELKEQNWSGNVAVLAALKGSLSSPQGSLSIRSRELKINDLELSGLDIKIQVKDNLINLTKLYLNAGKGNIEGEGQVDLKSRIYDFNLLLNESDFGAAFAKGDIPLKTEINGDLRIKGREFDPQRARATVDLMLNKSLINSIPVDRLLCNLMYADKSVSIEKFDLTSGQAKLKVKGDIFKEVLSVDVETDEIELAQFGPLLGLKDLQGKLRFTGLVSGLTKDPDVIGSFRLKEAIISNFSCLYFDGSMSLKQVVSKPQGDGKFVATGLAIGSQSIDRVELLTELRGLDWGGLSVHVVKDSMTEALATGMVELKGKQINLAISKLFYSFGDQTVVNSQPIHLSIEGSNINLEPTKLVAGRGAITLEGFYHSDKSVFFKINGDAIDSRRIVDLLNLKKTVHGLLDFDINISGSLNAPEMAASLILNNARFEQFTADRVAIDCRYSDQVVNLDKLAITRYGQLSEIALSVPINLGIGPEAGKLLDQPMSGEVVLRDIGTWAFFPMAELLSVYEGKVDLSVRLSGTPFKPLLNGEMTIANAKMVLRPFGMYLHKVQAFAHFNADSLVIDNITASTENQGKVEIKRGEIILNKFIPSTMYFLIEVEKAPVRNIPFIEGNVNARIEIGGTVNYPRIKGEVYANSALITLPFAPAEEPPPPEGGAKPMDLDLSITGSQGIWLRNADADIELKIENLNVRMRQNVLFLSGRLETIQGVYRFLDRRFDITEGQLTFTNAVVINPELNLAAQTELNDEARTKVFLKVGGSALQPKLAFSSEPSMPEQDILTMLSVGMKIEGDGNGDLGDQVLNRTTDVLSNMLGGMIQKKTGLVDVIKMKTSTGQEKGAEVTLGKYVTKNVFVSYTRGFAANLSEDFRAEYLFGKRSALFVQRSKDEDNKEQKINLGLRMKFKY, encoded by the coding sequence ATGAAAGCCAAATACAGCAACATAATCATTGCCATTTCAGGCGGCGTCATTTTTCTGGGGATCCTGATTCTGGCCATTTATCTGCCCAGCCCCGGATTCCGGAATGAGGTCAAACAGGAGGCCAGTAAGTCCTTGTCGGAAGTTTTGGGCCGTGAATTTTCCGTCGGGGCGGTAGAATTCCATTTCCCCTTCACCATCCTGATAAATGACGTGGCCATAGCCTCGCATGATTCCCTGGCGCGCGGCCAGCTTATATCCGCCCCCCGGATAAAGCTGCAGGCCCATCCCTGGTATTCTACCACCAGAAGGCGGATGGTTATAGGGAAGGTGGAGCTGTCCGATGTCAGGGTTTGCCTGGTTAAGGACAGCAGCGGAACATGGAACTTTGCCGACCTGTTCAAATCCGACACCACCAAGCCCAAAGGAAAAATGAACCTGCCGCCGCTGTCGGTTGAGGATATTTCTTTCAAGAATCTGTCGGTCTCCGTCGAGACCCCGGGAAATAAACAACTTATCGAAGACATCAATATCCAGCTGGGCTTGAAGATGGGGGGCGAAAAGCTGTCGGCCACCCTCAAAAAAATAAAGGCCTATGATAAAACCCGTAATATAAGTTTGACCAAAGGCTTCGGTAATTTTGCGATATCCGGCGATACCATCAAATTGAAGGAATTCGAACTGAATACGGAAAACAGCCGGGTAAATTTATCGGTGATTTTCAATCCCAAATCCCAGGAAATAGATCTGTCCAAGCTGGACCTTAATTTCGGAATGGCCGATGTTCCCAGGATATTAGAGTTAAAAGAACAGAACTGGTCGGGGAACGTTGCCGTATTGGCCGCCCTCAAGGGAAGCCTATCCTCTCCCCAGGGCAGTCTGTCGATTCGTTCCCGAGAGCTAAAGATAAATGATTTGGAACTATCGGGTCTGGATATTAAAATACAGGTGAAGGACAACCTGATAAACCTGACGAAATTATATTTGAATGCCGGGAAAGGCAATATTGAGGGCGAGGGCCAGGTAGATTTGAAGAGCAGGATTTACGATTTTAACCTGTTGCTCAATGAAAGCGATTTCGGCGCCGCTTTTGCTAAAGGGGATATCCCGCTGAAAACGGAGATAAACGGAGATCTGCGGATAAAGGGCAGAGAATTCGATCCCCAAAGGGCCAGGGCGACAGTCGATCTAATGCTAAATAAAAGTCTGATCAACTCCATTCCGGTGGACCGGCTGCTTTGCAACCTGATGTATGCCGATAAGTCAGTATCCATCGAAAAATTCGATCTTACCAGTGGCCAGGCCAAATTGAAGGTCAAAGGGGACATCTTCAAAGAAGTCCTCAGCGTGGATGTGGAGACCGATGAAATAGAGCTGGCCCAATTTGGCCCTCTGCTGGGGCTGAAGGACCTCCAGGGCAAACTGCGCTTTACCGGGCTGGTCTCCGGCCTGACCAAGGATCCCGATGTGATAGGCAGTTTCCGTTTGAAGGAGGCGATCATCTCTAATTTCTCCTGCCTTTACTTTGACGGTAGCATGTCCCTTAAACAGGTGGTATCCAAACCGCAGGGAGACGGCAAATTTGTGGCCACCGGCCTGGCTATAGGCAGCCAGAGCATAGACCGGGTGGAACTGCTGACCGAGCTGCGGGGTCTGGACTGGGGAGGACTTTCGGTCCATGTAGTCAAGGATTCGATGACCGAGGCGCTGGCCACCGGGATGGTGGAACTGAAAGGGAAACAGATAAACTTGGCCATTAGCAAGCTGTTCTACAGTTTTGGTGATCAGACAGTGGTCAACAGCCAGCCGATTCATCTATCTATTGAAGGATCCAATATAAACCTGGAACCCACCAAACTAGTAGCCGGGCGGGGCGCCATAACCCTGGAGGGATTTTACCACAGCGATAAAAGCGTCTTCTTTAAGATTAACGGTGATGCCATTGACAGCCGCAGGATAGTGGATCTGCTCAATCTCAAAAAGACAGTGCACGGCTTGCTGGATTTTGACATAAATATATCAGGCAGCCTGAATGCCCCGGAGATGGCGGCCAGCCTTATTTTGAATAATGCGCGTTTTGAGCAGTTTACCGCAGATCGGGTGGCGATAGATTGCCGATATTCCGACCAGGTTGTCAATCTGGATAAACTGGCCATCACCCGCTACGGTCAGCTATCGGAGATCGCCCTCAGCGTTCCAATAAACCTGGGGATCGGTCCTGAGGCAGGGAAGCTACTGGATCAGCCAATGTCGGGGGAGGTGGTACTCAGGGACATTGGAACCTGGGCCTTTTTTCCGATGGCCGAGCTGCTAAGCGTTTACGAGGGGAAGGTGGATCTGAGCGTCAGGCTCTCAGGCACGCCTTTCAAACCGCTGTTGAACGGCGAGATGACCATCGCCAACGCCAAAATGGTGCTCCGACCCTTCGGCATGTATCTGCACAAGGTCCAGGCCTTCGCCCATTTCAACGCCGACAGCCTGGTGATAGACAACATCACCGCCAGCACCGAGAATCAGGGGAAGGTTGAGATAAAACGTGGCGAGATCATTCTGAATAAATTCATTCCCTCCACCATGTATTTTCTGATCGAGGTCGAAAAAGCTCCGGTCAGGAACATTCCTTTTATCGAGGGCAATGTCAACGCCCGGATCGAGATAGGCGGGACGGTGAATTATCCCCGGATCAAGGGGGAGGTGTATGCCAACTCGGCCCTGATCACCCTGCCATTCGCCCCTGCCGAGGAGCCACCGCCGCCGGAGGGCGGCGCTAAACCGATGGACCTGGACCTATCGATCACCGGCTCCCAGGGGATCTGGCTCAGGAACGCCGACGCCGATATCGAGCTTAAGATAGAGAACCTGAACGTTCGGATGCGGCAGAACGTGCTGTTCCTGTCGGGGCGGCTGGAGACTATTCAGGGTGTTTATCGTTTTCTTGATCGAAGATTCGACATCACAGAGGGGCAGTTGACTTTTACAAACGCAGTGGTGATTAATCCAGAGTTGAATTTAGCGGCCCAGACCGAGCTGAACGATGAAGCCCGTACCAAGGTTTTTCTGAAGGTGGGCGGCTCAGCCCTGCAGCCCAAGCTGGCTTTTAGCTCCGAGCCATCGATGCCCGAACAGGACATCTTGACCATGCTATCGGTGGGAATGAAGATAGAGGGCGACGGCAACGGCGACCTAGGGGACCAGGTCCTTAACCGGACCACAGACGTCCTAAGCAATATGCTGGGAGGCATGATCCAGAAGAAGACCGGCTTGGTGGATGTGATCAAGATGAAGACTTCTACCGGGCAGGAGAAGGGGGCCGAAGTGACCTTGGGCAAATATGTGACCAAGAATGTTTTTGTCAGCTACACCCGGGGGTTTGCCGCCAATCTGAGCGAAGATTTCAGGGCGGAATATCTTTTTGGCAAAAGGAGCGCTCTGTTCGTCCAGCGCTCCAAGGATGAGGATAACAAGGAACAGAAGATAAACCTGGGCCTCAGAATGAAATTTAAATATTAA